A stretch of the Candidatus Paceibacterota bacterium genome encodes the following:
- a CDS encoding L,D-transpeptidase: MKNLKSLTKGGLIFLIFSSLFFISPKIFGADVLVINNASQYTKIPSVTLTIDATAIGFDAVDMRFSNDNSSWTNWESYATNYSWDITNILYGGDTGQGVKNVYVQFRNGIGDPSSVQSDNIIYDTTSPLGTIKIRNGSRHTRFSRVLLNLLATDNLSGVLYMRFSNGRNKWTGWRVYNTLYGWDLNDVSYGGVISQGRKRVYVQFKDRAENVSALTPDAIIHDKNSPKGNVIINRRAVSTKSARVILSIRARDNISGLRYMRFSNNSKRWTRWKRYKRRYRWLLTKRYGGTNTAGTKCVYIKFKDRAGNISGPIKDCIYLNGPGGTKRIEIDLSSQTLSLFRGSVRIARYLISSGRPGMETPRGRFRVLGREINHWSRKYSLYMPYSLRFYGDFFIHELPYWPGGYREGTWHLGIPVSHGCVRLGIGAARRVYRFAKIGTGVFIHR; the protein is encoded by the coding sequence ATGAAAAATTTAAAATCTCTAACTAAAGGAGGATTAATTTTTTTAATATTTTCGTCTTTGTTTTTTATTAGCCCAAAAATATTTGGAGCGGATGTTTTAGTTATAAACAATGCTTCACAATATACCAAGATACCCTCTGTAACTTTAACAATAGATGCTACAGCAATAGGATTTGACGCAGTTGATATGCGTTTCTCAAACGATAATTCTTCTTGGACAAATTGGGAAAGCTATGCTACGAATTATAGTTGGGATATAACGAATATTCTTTATGGAGGTGATACTGGTCAAGGCGTAAAAAATGTCTATGTTCAATTTAGAAACGGTATAGGCGATCCTTCCTCAGTACAAAGCGATAATATAATTTATGATACAACTTCTCCCCTTGGGACTATAAAAATAAGAAATGGCAGTAGACACACAAGATTTTCTCGTGTTTTGTTAAATCTTTTAGCCACAGATAATCTTTCGGGAGTTCTTTATATGCGTTTTTCAAACGGAAGAAATAAATGGACTGGATGGAGAGTTTATAATACTTTATATGGATGGGATTTAAATGATGTAAGTTATGGGGGAGTGATTTCACAAGGCAGAAAGAGAGTTTATGTTCAATTTAAGGATAGGGCAGAAAATGTTTCTGCTTTAACTCCTGATGCTATAATTCATGATAAAAATTCACCCAAGGGAAATGTCATAATTAACAGACGAGCCGTCTCTACAAAATCTGCGCGTGTGATTTTATCTATTAGGGCTAGAGACAATATTTCAGGATTGCGATATATGCGTTTTTCAAACAATTCAAAAAGATGGACAAGATGGAAGCGTTACAAGAGAAGATATCGATGGCTTTTAACAAAAAGATACGGAGGGACGAATACAGCAGGAACAAAATGTGTGTATATTAAATTTAAGGACAGGGCAGGGAATATTTCTGGGCCCATAAAAGATTGTATTTATTTAAATGGTCCTGGGGGTACAAAACGCATTGAAATTGATCTTTCTTCCCAGACCCTAAGTTTATTTAGGGGCAGCGTGAGAATTGCCCGCTATTTAATTTCAAGCGGCAGGCCCGGAATGGAAACTCCGAGAGGAAGATTTAGAGTTTTAGGTAGAGAAATAAATCATTGGTCACGAAAATATTCTCTTTATATGCCATATTCCCTAAGATTTTATGGGGATTTCTTTATCCACGAACTTCCTTACTGGCCAGGAGGATATAGAGAAGGAACATGGCACCTTGGTATTCCTGTTTCCCATGGTTGTGTAAGACTTGGTATTGGGGCCGCAAGAAGGGTTTATAGATTTGCTAAAATAGGCACGGGTGTTTTTATTCATAGATAA
- a CDS encoding ABC transporter ATP-binding protein, protein MQAIIKTKNLTKYYGKTRGVEELNLEVKKGEIFGFLGPNGAGKTTTIRLLLHLIKPTSGEAFIFDKEVGRSYIKILGEIGYLSGDLNLYGEMTGKQLLKFAGSFYRNNFEKFQKEATERLGCELNKSYKSLSSGNKQKIGILLAIFHKPKLLILDEPTSGLDPLTQNEFYKLLFDLKEKGTTIFFSSHNLPEVEKVCDRVGIIREGRLADVETIDEIRGHRRKEVEIYFVGPYKKKDFSSIKDIEILEARKEYIRLFAKSSATERLIKILANYKIKDINFSYPDLEDVFLKYYGS, encoded by the coding sequence ATGCAAGCAATTATAAAAACAAAAAATCTTACAAAATATTACGGAAAAACTCGAGGAGTGGAAGAACTTAATTTAGAAGTTAAGAAAGGAGAAATTTTTGGATTCTTAGGTCCAAATGGTGCCGGAAAGACAACAACAATAAGGCTTCTTTTGCATTTAATAAAACCAACTTCTGGAGAGGCTTTTATATTTGATAAAGAAGTTGGGAGAAGCTATATAAAAATCTTAGGAGAAATTGGGTATTTGTCGGGAGATTTAAATCTTTATGGAGAAATGACCGGAAAGCAACTTTTAAAATTCGCCGGTTCTTTTTATAGAAATAATTTTGAAAAATTTCAAAAAGAAGCCACAGAAAGATTGGGATGCGAACTTAATAAATCCTACAAGAGTCTTTCGAGCGGAAACAAACAAAAGATAGGAATTTTACTTGCGATATTTCACAAGCCCAAGCTTTTGATTTTAGACGAGCCAACTTCAGGCCTTGATCCTTTGACCCAAAATGAATTTTATAAATTGTTGTTTGATTTGAAAGAGAAGGGAACTACTATATTTTTTTCTTCACATAATCTTCCGGAAGTTGAAAAGGTCTGTGATAGGGTTGGTATTATAAGGGAGGGTCGTCTTGCAGATGTCGAGACAATAGACGAGATAAGAGGACACAGGCGGAAGGAGGTCGAAATTTATTTTGTTGGTCCTTATAAGAAAAAAGATTTTTCAAGCATTAAAGATATTGAAATTTTAGAGGCAAGAAAAGAATATATACGTCTTTTTGCAAAAAGTTCAGCTACAGAGCGCTTAATTAAAATTTTGGCAAATTATAAAATAAAAGACATTAATTTTTCTTACCCTGACTTAGAGGATGTTTTTTTGAAATACTATGGGAGCTGA
- a CDS encoding ABC transporter permease subunit, with protein MKKIRLPINFSFFKKIFLDRKWSIITYSMIVAIYGVLMIAMFPSFKESNIDFEELFKAYPKAFIEAFGINVNSFTTIEGFLSGEYFSLMWIIILGILAFSLGSRIVAGEVDKGTSEFSFTLPLRRMKLVLSKFTASYVILLIIVFISLLSVGLGIHGINENPRVKGLIVMFLVGAVLSFFLLAFATAVSSLLGSKGKVYGVCGGFLLISYMLHIFNGISARAADFYFLSFFKYYGSPDKILLTAEITGKNIAVFLIAGIVLLVFSLIMAEKRDL; from the coding sequence ATGAAAAAAATTAGACTGCCAATTAATTTTTCATTTTTTAAAAAGATTTTTCTCGACAGAAAGTGGAGTATTATTACATATTCAATGATTGTTGCTATCTATGGAGTTTTAATGATAGCAATGTTTCCCAGCTTTAAAGAATCAAATATAGATTTTGAGGAACTTTTTAAGGCCTACCCAAAAGCATTTATAGAAGCTTTTGGAATTAATGTTAATAGTTTTACAACGATCGAGGGTTTTCTTTCTGGCGAATATTTTTCTTTAATGTGGATTATAATTTTGGGTATCTTAGCTTTTTCTTTAGGCTCTAGAATTGTGGCCGGAGAGGTAGATAAAGGAACTTCTGAATTTTCTTTTACCTTGCCCTTACGAAGAATGAAGTTGGTTTTGAGTAAGTTCACCGCTTCGTATGTAATTTTATTAATTATAGTTTTTATAAGTTTATTAAGCGTTGGTCTTGGTATTCATGGGATAAACGAGAATCCTCGAGTTAAGGGTCTTATAGTAATGTTTTTAGTTGGAGCAGTATTAAGTTTCTTTCTACTCGCTTTTGCCACAGCAGTTTCTTCTCTTTTGGGTAGTAAAGGGAAAGTTTATGGTGTGTGCGGAGGATTTTTATTGATTTCTTACATGCTTCATATATTTAATGGTATAAGTGCGAGGGCAGCAGATTTTTATTTTCTTTCATTCTTTAAATATTATGGCTCGCCAGATAAAATTTTACTTACTGCGGAAATAACAGGAAAAAACATAGCAGTGTTTTTAATTGCGGGCATTGTTTTATTAGTCTTTAGCCTTATTATGGCAGAAAAAAGAGATTTATAA
- the pilV gene encoding shufflon system plasmid conjugative transfer pilus tip adhesin PilV has product MQKRNFILSTILIFSLLLVGIYVYADENSLNNPGHSWDEMDCDTQMCVGANVGVGTASPGYKLHVSGTSYVSSNFYAPIMYDANNTDYYLNPNSGSQISTIYANNWFRAQGNTGLYFQDYGGGWYMTDSTWVRAYNSKPVYSPAEIRSGALLRAPSFTDLDNSGYYVNPNGVSKFYQIDAAGYANISGNVVASAGNANIHIGKGSDIPFLYSPSYDFKILVGGGHNLYVRDQNGGNAAALHVNTIYYSASNQPLSSEKYKKDIVSFSNNDYRKILDTLENTNLYSYKWKDKEYGKDTQINQNGTQIGLISEKIPKTFRKGEGYSRDIYLHYVFGGVKALILENEEQEKKIENLEKRIEKLEKSNFSSKNQSFWSEILSR; this is encoded by the coding sequence ATGCAAAAAAGAAACTTCATTTTATCAACAATTTTAATTTTCAGTTTATTGTTAGTAGGTATATATGTCTATGCTGATGAAAATTCTTTAAATAATCCTGGCCACAGCTGGGACGAGATGGATTGTGATACACAAATGTGTGTTGGAGCTAATGTTGGTGTAGGAACTGCAAGTCCAGGATACAAACTTCATGTTTCTGGTACTAGTTACGTTAGTAGCAATTTTTACGCTCCAATCATGTATGATGCTAATAATACAGACTATTACCTTAACCCAAATTCTGGATCGCAGATTAGCACAATTTATGCTAATAATTGGTTTAGGGCCCAAGGGAATACAGGACTATATTTTCAAGACTATGGTGGTGGTTGGTATATGACAGATTCAACTTGGGTAAGAGCATACAATTCAAAGCCTGTTTATTCGCCGGCCGAGATAAGGTCTGGAGCTTTGTTAAGGGCGCCCAGTTTTACAGATTTGGATAATAGTGGTTACTATGTTAATCCAAATGGAGTAAGTAAATTTTATCAGATTGATGCTGCTGGATATGCAAATATAAGTGGTAATGTTGTAGCTAGTGCAGGTAACGCTAATATTCATATAGGAAAAGGTTCAGATATTCCTTTTCTTTACTCTCCATCGTATGATTTTAAAATACTGGTTGGTGGAGGACATAATCTATATGTGAGAGATCAAAATGGTGGAAACGCCGCAGCCTTACATGTTAATACAATCTATTACAGCGCTTCCAATCAACCACTTTCTTCTGAAAAGTACAAAAAAGATATAGTTAGCTTTAGTAATAATGACTATCGAAAGATTTTAGACACACTCGAGAACACAAATCTTTATTCATACAAATGGAAAGACAAAGAATACGGCAAAGACACTCAAATTAACCAAAATGGAACCCAAATTGGTTTAATTTCAGAAAAAATACCAAAGACTTTTAGAAAAGGGGAAGGATATTCTCGCGATATTTATTTGCATTATGTCTTTGGAGGAGTTAAAGCTCTGATTCTAGAAAATGAAGAGCAGGAAAAGAAAATAGAAAATTTGGAAAAAAGGATTGAAAAATTAGAGAAAAGCAATTTTAGCTCCAAGAATCAAAGTTTCTGGAGTGAGATTTTAAGTAGATAA
- a CDS encoding BadF/BadG/BcrA/BcrD ATPase family protein, protein MVKNQEIFLGIDGGATKSTLVLIDAEEKKIFKAVGRSLNLRNIGKRNFLNNLNSLLKKIKPSFKKNIKGAYFGLAGVDSKEDKKNVTEAIKKISKKILPCPFVVVNDIEIILPSVGLQDGVVAICGTGSNFFAKKDKKEAFAGGLDYILSDEAGAFDIGVRILRAAVKSFDGRGEESILEEMVLRKTGVKNIRNLTNFIYKGNKKTKVASLAPLLAGAIEKKDKAAGVILKSVLEEIFSGVSAVAKRVGLRDNFYIAIVGSVFHNKFLVDEVIEGARKKFKNVKITMVPEPEVGAAKLAKKKFG, encoded by the coding sequence ATGGTAAAAAACCAAGAAATTTTTTTGGGAATTGATGGTGGTGCTACAAAAAGCACTTTAGTTTTAATTGATGCAGAAGAAAAGAAAATTTTTAAAGCAGTAGGCAGATCTCTAAACTTAAGAAATATAGGTAAAAGAAATTTTTTAAATAATCTTAATTCTCTTTTAAAAAAAATAAAACCCTCTTTTAAAAAAAACATAAAAGGAGCTTATTTTGGTTTAGCTGGCGTTGATAGTAAAGAGGATAAAAAAAATGTCACAGAAGCAATTAAAAAAATTAGTAAAAAAATACTACCTTGTCCGTTTGTTGTAGTAAATGACATTGAAATTATTTTACCTTCAGTGGGTCTTCAAGATGGAGTTGTTGCAATTTGCGGAACTGGTTCTAATTTTTTCGCCAAAAAAGACAAAAAAGAAGCTTTTGCTGGCGGGTTAGATTATATTCTAAGCGATGAAGCGGGTGCTTTTGATATAGGGGTAAGGATTTTAAGAGCGGCAGTTAAATCTTTTGACGGAAGAGGAGAGGAAAGCATTTTAGAAGAAATGGTTCTAAGAAAAACCGGGGTAAAAAATATTAGAAATCTTACAAATTTTATCTATAAAGGAAATAAAAAAACTAAAGTTGCGTCTCTCGCTCCTTTACTTGCGGGAGCAATTGAAAAAAAAGATAAGGCGGCAGGGGTAATTTTAAAATCTGTTCTGGAAGAGATATTTTCTGGAGTTTCTGCTGTTGCAAAAAGAGTTGGACTCAGAGATAATTTTTATATAGCAATAGTTGGGAGTGTTTTTCATAATAAATTCTTAGTTGATGAAGTTATTGAGGGGGCGAGAAAAAAATTTAAAAATGTTAAAATTACAATGGTTCCAGAACCAGAAGTAGGCGCAGCAAAATTAGCAAAAAAGAAGTTTGGATAA
- a CDS encoding bifunctional phosphoglucose/phosphomannose isomerase: MKNENSESNNMRRVILDFPKQFRVGLDAVKKTVVNRKLKNISNIIICAMGGSALPGNVLKSANANLRFTKLPIFIHRDYGLPSEAKKESLIICISYSGDTEETISAFREARKRNLKMAVITSGGKILNLAKRNNIPLAIVPFGIQPRCALGYQFASLAKILSNFGAIKSIDRQLLAMEKSLKPERIEQSGKKIAKKLKNSIPVIYSSGSFSSLAKIWKIKFNENSKIPSFFNFFPELNHNEMVGIGETKLKEAKKILKIIIIRDKNEDRNILKRMSVMANILKEKKFDIFFIDVKEKGFFEKFFSNILLGDWVSYYLALFQKIDPNPVLLVEEFKKKIK; the protein is encoded by the coding sequence ATGAAAAATGAAAACTCAGAGTCCAACAATATGAGAAGAGTTATTTTGGATTTTCCAAAACAATTTAGAGTTGGCCTGGACGCTGTGAAAAAAACAGTTGTAAATCGCAAGTTAAAAAATATAAGCAATATTATTATTTGTGCGATGGGCGGATCGGCTTTACCAGGGAATGTTTTGAAATCAGCGAATGCAAATTTACGATTCACGAAATTGCCGATATTTATACATAGAGACTATGGTTTGCCCAGCGAAGCAAAAAAGGAATCATTAATTATTTGTATTTCTTATTCTGGCGATACAGAAGAGACAATATCCGCTTTTAGAGAAGCGAGAAAACGGAATTTAAAAATGGCTGTAATTACATCTGGTGGTAAAATACTTAATCTTGCAAAAAGGAATAATATACCACTTGCAATAGTTCCTTTTGGTATTCAGCCAAGGTGTGCCCTTGGTTACCAATTTGCATCTCTAGCAAAGATACTTTCAAATTTTGGTGCCATAAAAAGCATTGATAGACAGCTTTTGGCTATGGAAAAATCACTTAAACCAGAAAGAATTGAGCAGAGTGGAAAAAAAATAGCAAAGAAACTTAAGAATTCTATTCCTGTAATTTACTCTTCTGGCAGTTTTTCCTCCCTTGCTAAAATTTGGAAAATAAAATTTAATGAAAATTCAAAAATTCCCTCATTTTTTAATTTTTTTCCAGAATTAAATCATAACGAGATGGTGGGAATTGGAGAAACAAAACTAAAAGAAGCAAAAAAGATTCTTAAAATCATTATAATTCGAGATAAGAATGAGGATAGAAATATTTTGAAAAGAATGAGCGTTATGGCGAATATTCTAAAAGAAAAGAAATTCGACATATTCTTTATAGACGTCAAAGAAAAAGGATTTTTTGAAAAGTTTTTTTCAAATATTTTACTTGGCGACTGGGTTTCTTATTATTTAGCTCTATTTCAGAAAATAGACCCTAACCCAGTATTGTTAGTTGAAGAATTCAAGAAAAAAATAAAATAA
- the rpsO gene encoding 30S ribosomal protein S15: protein MKRENIIKKYRTHKTDTGSADVQIAILTEEISNLAEHLKKNKKDNSSRRGLLMKVAQRKKLLDYLKREDEKRYESIKKKLKL, encoded by the coding sequence ATGAAAAGGGAAAATATTATTAAAAAATACAGGACTCATAAGACAGATACGGGGTCTGCAGATGTGCAGATCGCTATTTTAACAGAGGAAATTAGTAATTTAGCAGAACATTTAAAGAAGAACAAAAAAGACAATTCTTCGCGACGCGGGCTTTTAATGAAAGTCGCTCAAAGAAAGAAATTACTTGATTATTTAAAAAGAGAAGACGAGAAAAGATACGAGTCTATTAAAAAGAAATTAAAGTTATGA
- a CDS encoding NYN domain-containing protein has protein sequence MSIITHSEQRVGVFIDVENLYYSAKNLFGARVNFRQLLKDIVGQRKLIRAIAYVIKTEKGEEKPFFDALSRLGIENKEKELQVYSGFKKADWDVGITVDAIKVSSLLDVVIILSGDGDFLHLVQYLQNLGKQVEIVSFGKSTSSKLKEAADRFFDIGKSRKYLYKK, from the coding sequence ATGAGCATTATTACACACTCAGAACAAAGAGTGGGAGTATTTATTGACGTTGAAAACCTTTATTATTCGGCAAAGAATCTTTTCGGGGCAAGAGTAAATTTTAGGCAACTTTTAAAAGATATAGTTGGCCAGAGAAAATTAATAAGAGCAATTGCTTATGTCATTAAAACAGAAAAAGGAGAAGAAAAACCATTTTTTGATGCACTTTCAAGGTTGGGGATTGAGAACAAAGAGAAAGAACTTCAAGTTTATAGCGGTTTTAAAAAGGCAGATTGGGATGTTGGAATTACTGTGGATGCGATAAAAGTCTCTTCGCTCTTGGATGTTGTAATAATTTTGTCTGGCGATGGAGATTTTTTGCATTTAGTTCAGTATTTACAAAATTTAGGCAAGCAGGTTGAGATTGTTTCTTTCGGGAAGAGTACTTCTTCAAAGCTAAAAGAGGCAGCAGATAGATTTTTCGATATTGGAAAATCGAGAAAATATCTTTATAAGAAATAA
- a CDS encoding polyribonucleotide nucleotidyltransferase, with product MVYEQEFLGRKLKIETNFLASQASGSALVSFGETVVLGTATMSENEIEADFFPLTVDYEERYYASGKIKGSRFMRREGRPSEEAVLVARLIDRAIRPYFSSSLRKEVQVVLTVFAFDGKNDPDFPAFIAASIALAISNIPWKGPVAGMRIANIENENKTIFLPTYDQRQKAILDFFVSGVKDVNEDILFNMIDGEAQEVGEELVYRSFLETKDYLKKIINFQDNIIKKEAKEKVAFDKDVKDYKKIYKKNEKKIKESLLLSAEEDDKSKKKSVLVREKIKEEEEIDSYLFEYFVEKVLHDMILDEDLRPDKRKIDEIREIKTSVGILPRTHGSGLFCRGLTHILSTLTLGAPGDELLLEGMEIEGKKRFLHHYNFPPYSVGEVGRIGSPGRREIGHGALAEKALRSVIPTSEEFPYTIRIVSEALSSNGSTSMASVCASSLALFDAGVKIKGAVAGISCGLVIEETLEEILDLEKKIKPISERKYKILTDIQGPEDGFGDMDFKVAGTEKGITAVQMDIKIRGLTDKILKESFERAKKARKEILNQMSKSLSSPRSELSPFAPCILTVKINPEKIREVIGPGGKVINTIIEETETSIDIEEDGMVFITAENKENAKKAIDWIKNITRELKVGEKFKGKITRILDFGLIIELLPNQDGLLHISSIPNKLKSGPLDKNFRPGQIIPVEIKGIEKDGKIRLGFVLGNESFFSQKKPK from the coding sequence ATGGTTTACGAGCAGGAATTTTTGGGAAGAAAACTTAAAATAGAAACAAACTTTTTGGCGTCTCAAGCATCAGGCTCGGCGCTTGTTTCTTTTGGAGAAACGGTTGTTCTCGGGACTGCTACAATGTCAGAGAATGAAATTGAGGCAGATTTTTTCCCTTTGACCGTTGACTATGAAGAAAGATATTACGCCTCGGGAAAGATAAAAGGTTCTCGTTTTATGAGGAGAGAGGGGAGGCCTTCTGAAGAGGCGGTTCTTGTCGCAAGATTAATAGATAGAGCAATCCGTCCTTATTTTTCAAGCAGTTTAAGAAAAGAAGTTCAAGTTGTTTTAACTGTTTTTGCTTTTGATGGTAAAAACGATCCAGACTTTCCAGCTTTTATTGCCGCCTCAATTGCACTTGCAATTTCTAATATACCATGGAAGGGGCCAGTTGCTGGAATGAGAATTGCTAATATTGAAAACGAAAATAAAACGATTTTTTTACCTACTTACGATCAAAGACAAAAAGCTATTTTGGATTTTTTTGTCTCAGGCGTAAAAGATGTAAACGAAGATATTCTTTTTAATATGATAGATGGTGAAGCTCAAGAGGTGGGCGAGGAATTAGTATATAGATCTTTTTTAGAAACTAAAGATTATCTTAAAAAAATTATTAATTTCCAAGATAATATTATAAAAAAGGAAGCAAAGGAAAAAGTAGCTTTTGATAAAGATGTAAAAGATTATAAGAAAATATACAAAAAAAACGAAAAAAAGATTAAAGAAAGCCTGCTTCTTTCTGCGGAAGAGGATGATAAGTCAAAGAAAAAATCAGTACTTGTTAGAGAGAAAATTAAAGAAGAAGAAGAAATTGACAGCTACCTTTTTGAATATTTTGTAGAAAAAGTTTTACATGATATGATTTTAGATGAAGATCTTAGGCCAGATAAACGAAAAATTGATGAAATCAGGGAGATAAAGACGAGTGTGGGTATTTTACCACGTACCCATGGTTCAGGTCTTTTTTGCAGGGGACTTACTCATATTTTATCAACATTAACATTGGGAGCGCCGGGAGACGAACTTTTGCTTGAGGGTATGGAAATTGAAGGGAAAAAGAGATTTTTACATCATTATAACTTTCCTCCTTATTCCGTTGGAGAAGTTGGTAGAATAGGATCACCCGGAAGAAGAGAGATTGGCCATGGAGCATTAGCAGAGAAAGCTCTAAGATCCGTTATACCCACCTCAGAGGAATTTCCTTATACAATAAGAATTGTCTCTGAAGCTTTATCTTCTAATGGTTCAACCTCTATGGCATCTGTTTGTGCTTCTTCTTTGGCTCTTTTTGATGCTGGAGTTAAAATAAAAGGAGCAGTAGCTGGAATTTCCTGCGGACTGGTGATTGAAGAAACTCTTGAGGAAATTTTAGATTTAGAAAAAAAAATAAAGCCAATTTCGGAAAGAAAATATAAAATTTTGACTGACATTCAGGGTCCAGAAGATGGGTTTGGAGACATGGATTTTAAAGTCGCAGGAACAGAAAAAGGAATTACTGCTGTTCAAATGGATATAAAAATAAGAGGTCTTACAGATAAGATTTTGAAAGAGAGTTTTGAAAGAGCAAAAAAAGCAAGGAAAGAAATTCTAAATCAAATGTCAAAGTCACTATCATCTCCGCGTTCTGAACTTTCACCTTTTGCCCCTTGTATTTTAACAGTTAAAATTAACCCAGAGAAAATAAGAGAAGTTATAGGGCCCGGAGGGAAAGTTATAAATACAATTATTGAAGAGACGGAAACTTCAATTGATATTGAAGAAGATGGTATGGTTTTTATAACAGCCGAAAATAAAGAAAATGCTAAAAAAGCAATAGATTGGATAAAAAATATTACAAGGGAATTAAAAGTTGGTGAAAAATTTAAAGGAAAAATTACAAGAATTTTAGATTTCGGATTAATAATTGAGCTTTTACCAAACCAAGATGGACTTTTACATATTTCTTCTATCCCTAATAAACTAAAATCGGGGCCACTTGATAAAAATTTTAGGCCAGGACAAATTATACCAGTTGAAATTAAGGGAATAGAAAAAGATGGCAAAATAAGACTTGGTTTTGTCCTCGGAAATGAAAGTTTCTTTTCTCAAAAAAAACCAAAATAA
- a CDS encoding TraR/DksA C4-type zinc finger protein: protein MKKKFLEEQKEKLLKEKENIKEALSSFAKKDKSLRNNWETKFPQFGNTTSEQDENADEVEEYTNLIPIENRLELKLLDINRALEKIERKNQYGLCEKCGKEIKTERLKMIPETKFCSECARK, encoded by the coding sequence ATGAAGAAAAAATTTTTAGAGGAACAAAAAGAAAAATTATTGAAAGAAAAAGAAAACATAAAAGAAGCTCTTTCTTCTTTTGCAAAAAAAGATAAAAGTCTTAGAAATAACTGGGAAACAAAATTTCCTCAATTTGGTAACACTACCTCAGAACAAGATGAAAATGCAGACGAAGTTGAAGAGTATACCAACCTTATTCCTATAGAAAATCGCCTTGAGCTAAAGCTTCTTGATATAAATAGGGCTTTAGAGAAGATAGAGAGAAAAAATCAATATGGTCTATGTGAGAAATGTGGCAAAGAAATAAAAACAGAAAGGTTAAAGATGATTCCAGAAACAAAATTTTGTTCAGAATGCGCCAGAAAATAA
- a CDS encoding undecaprenyl-diphosphate phosphatase: MLYLQAIFLGIVQGITEFLPISSSGHLVIFQKIFGFSKPPIAFDVLVHLGTVFSLLIFLRKNIKDFLKGFFLELRKKKRGKNVNLLVFLIIGTIPIVLLGLLLKEKIDIIFNSLSLLGISFLVTSIILFLTQKTKEKKNKFLDSKKDAFFIGIFQALAILPGVSRSGSTISAGLYRGIKKEEAFNFSFFLGIIAILGATIIQIPEINNFNNSEILNGILGFLFAAFFGFIALRILKPIVLKGKFHYFGVYCMVLGFICIILSLI, from the coding sequence ATGCTTTATCTTCAGGCTATTTTTCTTGGGATAGTTCAGGGGATAACTGAATTTCTTCCAATTTCTTCTTCGGGTCATCTTGTAATATTCCAGAAAATTTTCGGATTTTCTAAACCGCCTATTGCATTTGATGTTTTAGTTCATTTGGGGACTGTTTTTTCTTTGCTAATTTTTTTAAGAAAAAATATAAAGGATTTTTTAAAGGGTTTTTTTCTAGAATTAAGGAAAAAGAAAAGAGGTAAAAACGTGAATCTTTTAGTCTTTCTTATAATTGGCACTATTCCGATAGTTTTACTTGGTCTTCTTTTAAAAGAGAAAATAGATATTATTTTCAATTCTTTATCATTATTGGGAATTTCTTTCTTGGTAACCTCAATAATTCTTTTTTTAACACAAAAAACAAAGGAAAAGAAAAACAAATTTTTGGACAGTAAAAAAGATGCGTTTTTTATTGGAATTTTTCAGGCATTAGCTATCTTGCCTGGCGTTTCAAGGTCCGGTTCTACTATATCAGCTGGGCTTTATAGGGGCATAAAAAAGGAAGAAGCTTTTAATTTTTCATTTTTTTTGGGCATTATTGCAATTTTAGGAGCAACGATTATTCAGATTCCCGAGATAAATAATTTCAATAATTCCGAGATTTTAAATGGTATTTTAGGGTTCTTATTTGCGGCTTTTTTTGGCTTTATTGCGTTAAGAATATTGAAACCAATAGTATTAAAAGGTAAATTTCATTATTTTGGAGTATATTGTATGGTTTTAGGATTTATTTGTATTATTTTATCTTTAATCTAA